The Syntrophobacterales bacterium genome contains the following window.
CCAGGAACGCGTTCCGGCTGATCTTTCTCCCACCGGAAGCGCGAGGACCACAGAACGATACGGAGTCAATCTCGGCATTACTTCCTGGGAAATCGATTTCTTCGGCCGCATCCGTAGCCTGAAGGACCGTGCGCTGGAAGAGTACCTCGCCACGGATGAGGCCCGCGGTAGCGCACAGATTTTGTTGGTGTCCACGGTAGCACAGGCGTATCTCGCCCTGGCAGCCGATCGGGAAGCCCTCAAACTGGTGGCCTCCACCCTGAAAACGCAGGAGGCCTCCTACCAATTGATCCGGAAAAGTTATGACGTCGGGCTCGCGTCCAAATTGGATCTCGGTCGGGCGCAAAGCCAGGTGGATGCGGCCAGGGGAGATGTCGCCCGCTATACCCAACAGGCGGCGCAAGATGAAAACGCCTTGAATCTTCTGGTCGGATCTCCTCTGCCGCCAGCACTCCTGCCTGCGGAGTTGGGCAGCGTTAGCCCCCCCAAAGAGATCTCTCCCGGCCTCTCCTCCGAACGGCTCCTGCGCCGGCCGGATGTGCTTGCTGCGGAACATCGGCTCAAAGCGGCGAACGCCAATATCGGCGCTGCCCGTGCGGCTTTCTTTCCCCGCATCTCCCTGACGACCGCTGTCGGCACCGCAAGCGCCGATCTGTCCGGTCTCTTCCAATCCGGCTCGGGCACGTGGAGCTTTGCGCCGCTGATGGCCATTCCGATTTTTGATGCCCGTACCTGGTCGGCCTACGCGGTCACAAAAGTGGAAAGGGAAATATCCGTGGCCCAGTACGAAAAGGCGATCCAGGCGGCTTTCAGAGAAGTGGCCGACGCCCTGGCCGTGCGGGGAACGGTGAACCGGCAGATCGCGGCGCAGCAATCGCTGGTAGCCGCCGTTGCGGAAACCTACCGCCTCTCCCAGGCGCGCTATACCAAGGGAATCGACAGCTACCTGGGCGTCCTCGATGCGCAACGTTCCCTCTATGGCGCGCAGCAGGGCCTGATCGCCCTCCGCCTTGCCGGGGTTGCCAACCAGGTCACGCTCTACAGGGTGCTGGGCGGAGGTATGTAGGAAGGAGGTAAACTGACTCTGGCCGATGAAGATGATCTTTCTTGCTCTTGTGGAAAAGAAACTCAGCGGTGTCCGGTTAGGATTTTGCATAGTCGGTTAAGTTTTTGTGTACCATTTTCGTCAGCTTTTGATAAAAAACATGCATTAATATTAAAATAATGCTTGACAAATCAAGCATTTAGTGGGTCTATTTCCATAACTACATGATATTACGGAGGATATTTAATGACCCACACTTTAATTTTCAGAAAACCGGGGAAAACGCGAAGGTCCTACAGCAACCTTATGACACCTGTCAACAACATATTTCCCGACATCACACCTTTAGAGTCGGGATGCAACCGGCCCTTGAAGATGTCTTTTGAGGATCAACTGAACATCTTGGTGTATTTCCATCTGGAAGAACACCACTCAGGGCGTCACCTCCTGCAGGTTCTGAAAGAAGAGGATTTTGCCAGGCAGTGCATTGCTCCCGCCGGCGGCATCGAAAAGAGCAGTTTCTTCGAAGACATCAGCTCACGTGGATTGCAGCAGATGGCGGTTCAGCCATTACAGGCCGTCCGTCATGATCAGCAAAAGCCGCGACGGGGATCTGGTTACCGATATTTTCGGCCGCATGAACTTTCGACCCGTTCGAGGTTCCTCCTCGCACAACGGAAAGCAAGCCCTGACCGCAATGGTGGATGACCTGAGGGATCACTCCTTTGCTGTTCATGTCATGGATGGTCCGAAAGGACCCATAAGCGTCGTGAAACCGGGGTTGATCGTTATGGCGAAACAATCCGGCGCGCCGATCATCCCCGTTTATATCTCCATCAGCAGGGCATGGGTCCTCCACAGTGGGATCGCTGCCTGATTCCCAAGCCGTTCAGCAAAATTGTGATCCGGTGGGACCGACCGATGGCCATCCCTCGAGAAATCGATGAAAAGGCTTTCTAAGAAATCAGGTTGGGGATTGAAAAACAAATGCTGGAAAACCAGAGACATGACGACGACCATTTGGGATGGGAGTATCTTATATAAGCAGTGTCCGGCCTTTCCATTTTCCATGAACCGGGGGATGACATTATAAAATCCGGTCACTTGAAAAGTTGACATGAAATGAAGCCAAAATCGTTTCCTGCGATCGCTTTGATTTTGATCCTTCTTCTCTTGCCACGTCTATCCGTTGCCGGGGACGAAGAAGCGAGGAAGTCTGACACTCTGACCATTTACCTGGAAAACGATCTCTTCGCCTTCGATAATAATGACCACTATTACACCCATGGGACAAAAATCTCTTGGATTTCCCGGGATCTTTCGGACTATCGCGACATTGTGATTGCGCCGTCATGGATGCATCTTTTCATTGAACGGATGCCTTTCGTCAACGATCCTGGAGAGCAGCGCTCGGTTTCTGTCTCATTGGGACAGAACATCTACACACCGGAGGACAAAGAACGGAGCGACCTGATCTTAGACGACCGACCCTATGCCGGGATCACCTATCTTGGACTGGGGCTCCACAGTAAGAGCCAGCGTCAAATGGACACCCTTGAATTTGATTTTGGCATCGTCGGACGCCATTCCTATGCTGAGGATTGCCAGCAGGAGATCCATAACTGGACGGATTCGGGCAAATCCACAGGGTGGTCGCATCAGCTCCATGACGAACTCCTATTGAACCTTTATTTCGAGCGCAAATGGAAAGCATTCAAATCCGGAAGTTCAGGAGGTCTCGGATTTGACTGCATTCCCTACATGGGAGTCGCTGTCGGAAACGCCTACACCGGAGTCAATCTGGGCGGACAGATGCGCTTCGGCTGGAACATCCCGAACGATTTCGGGACCTATCTGATCCGACCGGGATCGGACAGCAGTGCCCCGGTGGACAACGCAGACCCCCGTTTCTTCCGCCCGTTCCATCGTTTCGGCATCCACGTCTTCCTGGCCGTTGACGGAAACGCCGTTGCCCGGAACATCCTGCTCGACGGGAATACCTTTCGGGGCAGCCACAGCGTCGACAAAAAGCCGTTCGTCGCTGATCTGATCGGCGGAATTGGCATGATCATTCATCGATTCAAGATTACCTACGCCTATGTTCACCGAACGAAGGAATTTGATACCCAGAAGGACGAACAGGATTTTGGGGCGATCTCCGGATCGTTCACGTTTTAAATTCGGGGAAATAAAGGTGAATAAAGATGATCAGAAAAACAGTTGGTAGGCCCTTACGGCCATTTACGAAGAGTCGGCTTTTGACTGATCTCTCCAGGGGGTAGCTCTATTGATGCGGGTGCCGGCAATCCTATTTTTCGTTCTGGCCCTCCTGTTCATGCCCCCTCGGCAATCATGAGAGCATTGCCCAGGAGATCCGCATCCTGGGCGGCGTCGTTCAGGAGGATGATTCGCGGGATCGATCCTATTCCTGGGCCGTCCAATATCTGCATGGCCTGAACGAACACTGGGCCGTGAATTTCTCGTGGCTCAACGTAGGCCATTTTCAGCATCATTGCGACGGCCACACCCGGTAGCTCTGGGCGCGCACCAAACCTCTCGGGAAAAGGCTTGCCCTCGCAGCCGGCGTCGGCCCTTATCGATATTACGACACGCAGTCGGCCAGGGAAGGGGCCTCCTACGTGGAGTGCCACTCTGCTGAATCTGAACGGTGAAGTCTTTCCCATGGAAAACGGCTATTGGACCAAGTTTGAGGCGTGGTGGGTGGACACAGAACCGCACATTCCACACGGCATCCGGTATTCCCTGAGTTTTCATGACCGGTACACCCGGATGATTCTGGGATTTGACAACGCCCACGCCATCCGACCGGCAAAGAAAGGTTACACCGCCTGGAAAATCAGTTGGGATCATCGTCACAACCGGGAAAAAGTGCACCGAAACATCCGGCCGGTGGTCGAAGCGACCGACTTCACGATTCAGTTCGGCTTGTACGGTTCTTCTCGTAGCGAACAGGGTGTGAACACCGCAAAAAATTAGGCGAAAACGGGGTCTTTGCGGTAGGTATATATTTAGGTATACATGCAAGTCGCACATTTAAAAACAGTAGTCATTATAATTCGATATATAGCCTATTCAATCCCAGTACCGCCATAAAAATCAAGGGTTTAGCTGCAGCGGTTAACCCCTTGTTCTATCTTGGTGGCGGGTGTTGGTGAGGATATTCTAATTTCAATGGTGAGAAGTGTCTCTTACATTGGTATTTGCAATTATCCAGTAGCTTGAAATAATTAGCTTGTGATATTACGGTATGATCATGCGGTTAATCAAACCCGCTGCAGACGGATGCACCTCGTCGGCAGTCACGGGCTTGATCGTTTGTATGTCCGGGGGCTGCTAATTACGCCGTCGGTTCTCCCGCCCGCGGCAATAAGTCAGCCTTCCGAGCCGCCGCGCAGAAGTGCTGCCAGCCGCTCGTCGAAATCCTTTCCGAGTTCTTCGTGGAGGCTCCGACCATGGGCATCCATCGTGACGATTCCTGGGAAACGGTCCAGCCGTATCTTCCAGAGCGCCTCCGGTAAGCCGAACTCCTTCTTGAATACGTCGAGAACTTCGACAATCGCCCGGGCGTTGGTCACACCGGCCCCGCCTATGCCGTGTACATAGACGGCCCTGTGGGTCTTACAGGCGGCAAGTGTCCGCGGACCCATGCCGCCCTTGCCGATAATGACCCGCAGGCCGAAGGCGGCGATCACCTTGTCTTCATAGATTTCGTCGCGGATGCTTGTCGTCGGTCCGGAAGAGACGATGCTCCATTTCCCCGCATCGTTGCGGAGGATCGGACCGCTGTGGTAAATGGCCCCCCCGCGATAGATCTGCTTCAACTCGTCGAAGATCCGCTGATCTTCCGTCGGCAGGGGTTTCTTCCCTTCGATGAGACGATCTACCAGGTATTTGTGGGCCGCATCCCGGCCTGTCGTTGCAATTCCGGAAATCGCCACGGCGTCGCCGACATGGAGTTCCATTATCTGTTCTTCCGTAATGGGAATGGTCAAATCTCTGCTCATGGCTGCCTCATCCGATAAAACGACAGGATCCGTCGGCTTCAATCCGGATGGCCCGTCGGCGGTTTTCCCAACACATATAAGTCACGGTGACAAAGTAGCACGCGGGCAGCCGGTGGAGTGCGCCGATCTTGACCCCCAGAAGTGTGGCTTTTCCGCCGAGTCCCAGGGGGCCGATCCCCAGGGTGTTGGCCTCCCGGAGAATCAGTTCTTCCAGAGCCGCCAGCGCCGGATCGGGATTCACATCGCCCAGCGGTCGCAGCAACTGGTGCTTCGAATGGAGATAGGCAGAGCCGCGGTCGCCGCCGATGCAGATCCCCAAGATCCCCGGCGGACACCCCTTGCCTTCCGCACGGCGAACTGCGTCCAGTACCACCCGGCGAATCCCCTCCAGATCGCGTCCCGCATTGAGGGCGTCATCGGGTAGGCTGTACTGCCGTCCCACATTCTCGCTGCCGCCGCCCTTGAGGATGAGCGCTACGGAGATGGCCTCATCATCACACTCCTCGAAAAAGACCCCCGGGAATCCGTTACCCACGTTGTTTCCGCTGTTGACGCCGGTTACCGGATCCACGGCGTTGTGCCGTAGAAACAGCTCTTGCGTCGCCCGGGCCACCGCCTTCTCGCACAACCGGCGCATGGCACGCTGGGAGAGCCCCACCGGATGGTTGATGAAAAAGAGCGGCGTCCCCGTGTCCTGGCAGAGCGGCGCCTGTTTTTTCCGGGCCAGGGCCATGTTTTCGAGAAAGGTCGCCAGAACGACCCGCGCTGTTGACTCAGGCGCCTCTTCGTCATACGCCCGCTTCAGGGCCGTCTCCATATCCTCGGGTAGTTCACACGCCGTCCGGCGTACGAGGTCGAAGATCGCTTCGCCGAAGGCGGGTCCGTTCAGTATCTCTGTCCAGTTGCGTTCCACGTTCATCTCTCCATGTTTTGCGGACATTGCCGCAACGGTGGCAGTCATATCCATCCGGTATTGGGGCCGCGCGCGTTTCCCTTTTTCCGTCTGTCCGTCGGTGCAGAGCGTATGCCCACGGCAATTGGTTTCCCGCGCCTGCGTTTGCGCGACCCCTTCGACGGACGGGAGGTCACGCCACCCGGAAACGGCGGATGGTTTCCTCGGGGATCTCCAGACCCAGCCCCGGCTTCTGCGGCGGCATCATCAGGCCGTTTTTAATCTGCACGGGTTCGGAAAACGCGGCGGCCACCCACGGCATGTATTCGATCGAGCCCGTTTCCATAACGCCGCAGGCCACCTGGATCGCGCTTTCCATCATGTGATGAGGCTCCAGAGGCAAATTGGCGACATCGGCCATCGTCGCCACCTTGACCATTTCGGTAATGCCGCCGATCCGGATGATGTCCGGCTGCAGGATGTCCGCCGCCTCGGCCCGCAGATAGGCGGCGAATTCATAACGCGACCCCAGCGTTTCTCCCATCGCGATGGGGATGTCCAGTTCCGCCGCGAGCCGGGCGTGGCCAGGAATATCCTCGCACAAAAGCGGTTCCTCAAACCACGCGATTTCGAGCTGTTCCAGTTCGCGACCGATCCGCACGGCCGTCGGGTAGTCCCATTTCTGGTTCGCGTCAACGGCGATCCAGACCTGGTCACCCAGTGCCTTGCGAACCTCCCGGACCCGCTGGATGTCAGTCCGGTAATCGGGATGACCAATCTTCATCTTGACGCCGAACATCCCCTGGCTCAGGTATTCCTCGAACGCTGCGACCATTTCGGATACGCTCATATAGAGCCATCCGCCGTCGGAGTAATAGACCGGCGCGCTTTCCCGACGGCCGCCCAGCAGCTTGTAAACCGGCAAACCGGCGATCTTCCCCTTGATGTCCCACAGGGCCAGATCGACCGCGGCCTGGGCCTGGGTGACCAGGCCGCGCCTGCCCCCCGTCTGCATTCGCCTGTAGAGCTTGTGCCACAGCCGTTCATGATCGAGGGCATCCTCATCGATCAACAGCGGCGCAAGATCGTCCTTCAGAATGCAGCGAGTGGCGGTGTCGCCGCCCAAAAGGCTCCAGGAGTATCCTACTCCCGTTGTCCCGTCTTCGGTGGTAATGAAGACGACCGGCATGTTGACGTTGCTGACCGGACCGCCCTTTTTCCCGCTGGAGGAGGCTGCCTGCATCGGCCGCGGCAGCGGCATCCGCAGCAATTCGGTTCTTATTTCTGTAATACGCATGGTGTTCTCCTTGCTTTCTCAATCAAAGATATCCCCGGAAGGAATGGGAACCTGCAGCAGGCGGCCGAAGATGTAAACAATCAGAAAGGTAATAATCAGCGCCACGGCCGCCGCCTTGACAATCGTCCGCCAATTCTTTCGTTCCCCGCTGATGTACCAGGCAATGGACGTGAAGCACACCGCACTCGTCAGCGCGAATCCAAGGTAGCGGAGAGATAAAACCCACGCCAACATGATCGCAATGACGACGGCCACGTTACCCCAGCGGTTTCCCTCAGGCTCCGTCTCTTCCTTGTCCTTGATCACTCGGTACCGGGTGAACGACAGGATCAGTGCCAGGATAACGAAAGCCGCCATCAGCAGCATGATCCGGTCGGGAAAGATGCCGCCGAAGGGGGTTGTATAGTCCCGCTGGACCCAAAGCACCGCGATGAATATCAGCATCAGCGCCGATCCCAAGCGATCCCGAAATGTTGCACCCATCGTAAAACCTCCTTGCTAATTTACCGCAGCTACTTCTTGGAAATCCCATTGCCCTGCAGCCGTGTCTTGATCGGTCCGAAGTAGGGCCAGAGAAACGAGAAGAGGGACATCGCGATCAGGATCCAGGAGATCGGGCTGACGAACAGCGCGAACCAGGGGGAGTCGTACGCTTTCCCCGACAGATAGGTCTGGACGAGACCGGTTTCCATAAGCGGACCCAGGATCAGCCCCAGGACAATCGGGGGGCCGGTGAAACCCAGGCGCCGGATGCCAAACCCGATGACTCCAAAAAGCAGCATCAGGATCACATCGAGGAAATTGTTCCGGATCGCGTAGGAGCCGACGATCGTCAGGATCGCGATCCCCGGCACCAGGTATCGGGTTGACAGCGTCGAGACGAACCGGGACAGGAGCCGGCCGCCGTAGATGCCGACCGGGACCATCACGATCGCCGACAGCCCCACCGCCAGCATGAAGGTGTAGGTGATGTCCGCCTGCTGGGAAAAGAGCTCCGGCCCCGGCCGGAGACCCTGGAGCATCAGGACACCGTAGATGATCGCATCCGGCGGCGCCCCGGGGATGCCCAGCGTCACCAGCGGGATCATCCCGCCGCCGACGACGGCGTTATTGGCCGCTTCCGTTGCAACGACCCCGTCGATGATTCCCGTGCCGAACTTCTCCGGGGTCTTGGAGGCCCGCTTCGCCTCGTTGTAGGAGACGAGGTTGGCAATGTTACCTCCGGCCCCCGGCAGGATGCCGACGATCGTGCCAATAATCGAGGAACGGATCAGATTTCCTGGCATGGAGAAAACGTGGCGGGTCGTCTTCCAGAGGACCCCCTTGGTCCGTTTGTATTCGACCCGCTCCTTGTGGGATTCGCCCTGGAGGACCAGGTTGATCAGCTCGGGGATGCAGAAAAGGCCGATCAGGATCACGATGAGTTCCACACCTCCCTGCATCGAGGTCATGCCGAAGGTGTACCGCACGTCGCCGCCAATCGGGGCGATGCCGATCGTGGAGATGAGGACGCCGAAGGCGGCGCCGGTGATCCCCTTCAGAAACGCCCCGGCGGAGAGGCTGGAGATGATCGTGATGCCGAACACCCCCACCCAGAAGTATTCGGCCGGGCCGAATTTCAGTGCGATGTCCGCCAGCGGTGGGCTGAGAAAAATCAGGCAGACGACGCCGAAGAGGCCTCCGATCGCGGAGCCGACCGTGGCCCCGATGATCGCCTCTTCGCCACGGCCCTGCCGGGCCATCGGGTAGCCGTCGAAAGTGGTGCCGATGGAGCTGGGCGTTCCCGGCGTGTTGATCAGAATCGCGCTGAAGGCGCCCCCGTAGATGCAACCCATGTAGATCGCGCCCAGTGTCACGAGTCCCGCGATTGGGCTCATCGAATAGGTGAAGGGGACGAGAAGCGCCACGGCCATCGTCGCCGTCAGTCCCGGCAGCGCGCCCATGGTCATCCCCGCAACCGTCCCGGCGATGACCAGCAGGAAGTTCTGTACCGTAAAGAGATTGTGCAACCCGATCAGGATATATTCAAACATAGACAACCCCCCGTTTCGGCAACGGGCAGACATCGGCTCCGACAGAACCGACGTCCGCCACAAACCGCCGCAATAGAGCTACTTCTTCAGCCGCCCCAAATCCTTCATGATGGCCTCGTATTCGACCATCTTCTTCTTCACCAGGGCCAGTGAGGCCTCGGGTCCCAAGAATTCGGTCTTGAACCCGTTCTGGTCCATCTTCTTCTGCACCTCCGGGTCCTTCATCACCTTCTCGAAGACACTTGCCAGCTTGTTGACTATCTCGTCCGGTGTCCCCGCAGGCGCGGCGACTCCCCGATAGGCCCCTTCGACAACGTCATATCCCAATTCCTTGAAGGTCGGAACATCCTTCAGGACGGCCATCCGCTCTTCGGAGGCGATCGCCAGCGCGCGGAACTTGCCGGCGTACTGAACCCCCATCGTGGAGTAGGTCATCAGCGCCGTCACGTGGCCGCCCAAGAGCGCAGGAACGGCGGAGCCGGTGCCGCCGAAGGGAATGTAGGTCAGCTTGATTCCCGCGGTCTTGTTCAGCATCGCCGTTCCCAAGTCGTTGGCCGTCGAGGAGCCGCTGCCGCCGATGGTCACGACGCCCGCGGGCTGTTTCTTGACGTAGTCTATGAAATCCTTGAGGGTCTTGAATGGACTGTCCTGCCGGACAACCAGCAGATCGGGGGTGCTCTCGAAGAAATAAATGCTCTTGAGGTCCAGGGTATTGTAGCCGGCTTTACCCCTCTCGAGCGGCTGCAGGATGATGTGGGGCAGGTTGTGACCGGCGATGGTGTAGCCGTCGGGTTTGCTGCGGAGCATCTCCGCCCAGCCGATGGAGCCGCCGCCGCCGATCTTGTAAGTGATGACGACGTTCTGGCCGAAGTGCTTCTTCAGCGCCTGCTCCTGGATCCGGGCGGTGATGTCAGACTCTCCGCCGGGATTGAAACTGATGATGTAGGTAAGGGGTTTTTCGGGATACCCCGCTGCACCGACGCTGCCGGTCAGGGCAACCGCGAGCAGCGCAAACAGGACGATACAACCGATGGCAATTTTCTTCATCTCTTTCCTCCTTATAGTGGTTGAAGGTTTAATTTCCCGGATGCGCTGCCCGGAGCAGTCATCCGCGCGTGACCATTTCCTTCCGGCTACGGGCGGCCATGGCGACCATCGGTTCCTGCCCGATACCGGAACATTGATATGCTTCCCCTGCTTCGTGAAAAACTCGTTCTTTGTCTTTACGGACGTCGTCTTGCCGTCATGTGTCAACACGGGCCGTCCCGTCCGCCGGCGAGAGGAGGCCCATCTTCCTTCTGATCATCGGCTTGACACCACCATGCATGAGGATGGCGGATACATATGCAGAAAGAGGCTGAGCCGTGGCAGTAGCGCCGGTTGTCAGATTGATCACCGTACCCACCACCGGATCCACGCTCAACAGATCGTGCCGTTTCACCAGGGAGGCAATGCCGGGACATACCAGCAGCGGCAGCCCCAGATTGATTGCGTTGCGATAGAAGATGCGGGCGAAAGATTCGGCGAGCACCGCCGCAATGCCGGACGCCTTCAGCGCCACTGCGGCATGTTCGCGGCTGGAGCCGCAACCAAAATTTGCGTCGGCAACGATCATGTCTCCCGGTTTGACCTCACGGACAAAGTCGGGGTCAACCCGCTCCAGGGTGTGTTCAGCGACCCGCTCGGGATCGGTAAGGTCGAGGTAGCCGCCGGGATAAATCTGATCCGTGTCGATATTGGCGCCGTAAACGAATGCCTTGCCCCTGATGATTCCAGTCATGCCCGCCCCCCTGATGCAAGCGCTTTGTCCTCACGATTGTTCGCCACCCTTTCTCCTCCTTACTACGTAGGCTGTTATCAGAGCCACTGCCGCTAAAGCAGGTATTGTGCCGGATCGGCGATCTTGCCCTCCAGCGCTGCCGCGGCTACCGAGGCCGGTGAGGCGACGAAGATTTCAGCCGCCGCATCTCCCATACGGCCCGGAAAGTTCCGGCTTGACGCGGTGATGCAGGTTTCGCCTGCGGCCAATACCCCCTGATGCGTTCCCAGGCAGGCGGCGCAGCTCGGGGTAACGAGGGTTGCGCCGGCCTCGACCAACGTTTGAATATACCCTTTTGCCATCGCCTCCAGCAAGACCTTTTTGGAGGCGGGAACAACGACGAAGCGCGTCCGGGAATGGATGCGCTTTCCCTGGAGGATCCGGGCGGCTACGGCAATATCCTCCACCCTGCCGCCGGTACAGGTACCGAGATAGGCCTGGTCGATCGGTCGCCCCAGATATTCGGCGATGTCGGTGACATTGTCCACGCTGTGGGGCGCCGCCACCTGCGGCCGGAGGCCGGTGACGTCGAAGGTATGTTCCGCGGCATAGTCGTAGCCGGGATCGGTGGTCGCCAGGGGAAAAGCCGTATCCCCATGGCTTTGCAGGAAATCGAAGGTAATCCGGTCGGGCTGAATGTAGGCCGTTTTGGCCCCCAGCTCCGTCGTCATGTTGCAGAGGGTCATCCGCTCCGATACACCGAGCCTGTCCAGCAGCGGACCAGTAAACTCAATGGCGCGATAGACGCCGTAATCGGCGCCCAGTGTTCCGATCACCTTGAGGATGATATCCTTCGCGGCAACCCCCTTGCCCGTTACCCCTTCCAGATTAAT
Protein-coding sequences here:
- a CDS encoding 3-isopropylmalate dehydratase large subunit, with protein sequence MHAVEKILARAAGKERVIAGEIVNCTVDLAGINDLYLQTLRSFAEMGGKRVFAPDRVVMFLDHFAPASTIIQADNQKQFRQFCREQRIDLLMDIDQGVCHQILADRGLVRPGMLLVVTDSHTTTHGAFGAFGTGVGATDLAIILMTGQLWFRVPEVIRINLEGVTGKGVAAKDIILKVIGTLGADYGVYRAIEFTGPLLDRLGVSERMTLCNMTTELGAKTAYIQPDRITFDFLQSHGDTAFPLATTDPGYDYAAEHTFDVTGLRPQVAAPHSVDNVTDIAEYLGRPIDQAYLGTCTGGRVEDIAVAARILQGKRIHSRTRFVVVPASKKVLLEAMAKGYIQTLVEAGATLVTPSCAACLGTHQGVLAAGETCITASSRNFPGRMGDAAAEIFVASPASVAAAALEGKIADPAQYLL